Genomic segment of Hydractinia symbiolongicarpus strain clone_291-10 chromosome 5, HSymV2.1, whole genome shotgun sequence:
cgaaataataaaatatattctaCCTGGGTGTAATAAAATTGTAGAAAGAAGAGTAGATTTTTCTTTGAGCTAAGATTTTGTTGCCATGGTTATTACTTGCACCGAACATAAAAGTTTTTCGAATACAGTTTAGTTCCTTACTCGATGATATTAAGGTGCGAGTCGGTCTGCATTTTATGTTTGAAACATTCGTGAGGCAACGCGCAATATTCTGCTGTTAAATTCCGGTCTGTGAAATTACTATACTAACGCAAGAATTTCAAAACAAGCTGCCAATGGATAAAAATAGTATTATTGTGCTGGAAAAGAAGAAGTGAATGTATCACTGTTTTAACCccttcttctctttcttttctttgaacATTGTATACATCCTGTTTTTTGTGATGCCAGATAGATGCTTATGTAAAGTACTTGTAAAGTACTAAGGATTGATCAGTTGTGACTAGTGACTAACAAAAGAAAGGCAGTGCAGTAGAGCTTGATGGGCAAAGGAGACCAAAACTAGCTATAGATACATTGCCATATATCTATACTAAATGCTGTTTACAAGTACTAGTTGGGCCgtaaattaatattttggaGGGCTCATCtttcctagctagctacacagtaAGCTATTAAATTTGAGATCAAATATAAGAAATTGTCACAAaacctagctatagctagctagctatatctttACCTTTTTAAGgtataaaaataagaacagccaattttaaaaccagcctaaacatatttaaaaacatataatataatatattatggctttatatttatttgtttaagccatatacatataaagtttaaagtgagacaagtgcATTGCTGCTTTCTGTTTTTGTATCACATTTTTCATCACTTTGACACTGCAGAATTTTATAAAGCaggctatatattttttcaggTTGTCCTTCGTTTGTTTTGTGTGTACAATGaatgaacctaataacgaagtgTTTGATGCATTGGTTTTAAATCATACGATAGTTCTATCATGTGGATACGTTGTCTATGATAATGGTTCTACAGTCTTGTGGTCTACAAGCACATGTGAATTTGTAGAAACGTCTGGAACATCTACTGACACTTCGTCAgttaaatcaaaaattgtttgTGATCAATTTTATGGATCAATCAGCAATGCACTTTGATCCATAAAAtaacagtatatatataatgtaaaaCATGGTTTAAAAACTAATGATAAAAGGACTATATATTtactgtaaaatataaaaaaactttgaggAACTTGACGTTATAAAGGTTTCTGTCATGTGAAATCAATTGATCTGGGTACATATTTTATTCAGAGAAACTTTTCGTGagaaaaatttttcaaatatctGTAGAAAGTTAAACTTTTGCAATTTGTGATTTCTAAGTTTTCGAAATTGCTcgtcaaaagttttttaaaaaaaattagtggatAACATTGTGAACCAAcaatttaaattaaacttttgtatataaatGTATAAACAATTCAGATTAAACATTTGTATATAAAtggtcatttttaaaagttttgtaaaaaagcCCCAAAATCGTAAAATTCGTGAAAGTTTCTCTTGCAAAAGTTTCTCCAAATAAGGTTTCAAAATTTCAGCTGTGAAAAATCCAAGCAAGGTTAAAagtgtaatatatatataccatattaTTAAACCTTACATTCTGTTCTAATTCTGTTAATTTACGAAGAATTAGTTTATATTCACTACTTAATGGTGAATTTTCATCCAGGCATCAGTCTATcttgtataataaaaaaaaattgaattttgatatCCACAGAAAAAGTTAAGTAGGCATCTGTAAAGTTTTGCATActtatgccctgttggtctaatggctatgacactcatacaaatgagagatccaggttcaaatcctggacagggcaagataaaacataattatcttgcatctacaACACAATAATGAGTATATGATATTTATATAGCTATGTGAGGATAAttggtattttttaaattatagggGGAGTGTTAAATGCATTCATCACTTTCATTTAAAGACCACAAAAATGCCATGTCTGGAGGATAGTGAACTGAACTGATCTAATAATATATTTACGTCTTGTATTTTATAGATCAAAACATTCAAAAGAactgataaaaaatagaaataataagtTTGTTAGTTCATTGGACGATCTTTATCCATTGTTAAGAAAAggaagctagctatatatatacttcttaaatagaaattttcgcttgcgaaccaaGGGGATAATATTATAATGCTTtaccaatgtttacattttcgccGTTTCTGATTGACTCCGAGAAAACACATTATGCAGCTACcatatttctttgattttattgttgttcTCGGCTTTTGATTGGCTTAGGatttaacatttattacacACTGCATCTTTCAAACTTGCGGACCAAGCTTCAGCAGTTTTTAGCTGAAACTTTGTAATATGGTTAAGAAAAGGGTTTGGGGCAACATGCATGCACTAGAtacgtatatataattattgttCGTAATAAGCCATAGGATGAATGCTACAAACTATGTCTTCCTTAATGTAGTATCTGGCCTATAAACCATGTTATCCAAACAAAACCTTAGGTCAGAGAAACTTTTGAGGTGGTTTTTAGGACATTACGTTGAACTAAAGCTCTCTTGGATGTTAAGGGAAACGTGATTTTGAGAGTTATATTGATACAGTTCTTATAAGCCAAAATTCGCGTTTTAGTAACATGCCATTGTGCTGCCCCATCTGATTTTCTATGAAAACCGTGTCTTGATCAAAGGCTTGTTACGCCCGAACAGCTACGTGGGAGCCATTATGTTTGCAACCATTGAAAAGAGCATAAAATTTGCAGACCAGCGGTGGGTCACTTTTTATCagactatgaaaaacaactgagAAATAGCTAATCAAAGTTACGCTTTTTTACTTTACGAAAAGTGATGATTTCTGGACTCGCACCTTAATATCATCGAGTACAGACCAAACATAATAGCGATTTTTTACACTATCTGAAATAtctgaaaataaataattttttctcgtCGTTTGGAAAGGAAGCGTTAAAAAACAGGCTCGTTATTATCAACCAATAAAAACACTGTTAAAATTCGTATTCAATTATTCAAACGTTTaacgtatttttgtttttcattttgtacACAGATTCATGATGTTTTAATCGAGCACATGAAAGATTGTGATGACGAAGAGTTTTTGATGGAAGTTGCTTCTGTCATTGTAAGGTATACACTAGTTTCGCAATTGTTTGGAGTGTGTTTCCGGTATACTTAAACTTATCATTTCAAAAACACGACCATTTGTAATGAAAGTGCTAATGCCActcaagttaaaataaaaaatgaaatcgtaCTTTTAAACACTTTGTCTTCAAGGAACTACAcagactttttgttttttatttagaccGTTGACACGAGATTATCAGGAAGTTGCAAAATCTATATTTATGACGTCATCGGGGACTTCTGTTGCCTCGAAACGTAAATCCCATCAAGATTATCAAGAGAAAATCACTGGCCTCATGCACAATATTAAATTATTTGAGAAAGGGCTGAATCTTTTTGAAGGTGAATAACCGGCCTTTTGACGTGcccaatatttaattttttttctccttatAAAAAACCAGCCAATCATTTGTggagctaaaatatataatttttgcgtATTTTCAAGTTGTAAAGTCGCGTGAAAATTAAGCTCAGAAAAAACTCAAAATGTTTCTTTCTAGATAAAACGCGTGCGTTGCTAAGTAAACATCTTCTGAGGACTGTGGCATCAGATGTTGTAAATATCGTTTTCGAAATGGTTGCAAATGAGAACTTGATGTCACTTGCAGAAAATGAAATGTTTACTGCTGAGGTATGTTACCTTATTATTTGACATTGATGATTTCGTgtcaattattttttgacaTGCCGTCAATATGGATTTTTTATTTCGCCAAATCAATCCTTTAGTGTTTGACGATAATCCTGTGATCAATTTTCTTAATATATAGTGTACTAGCTAAGCTGTTAAAACAACTTCGTCAACATTTCTCCTTTCTAATCTAAATCTTGCTGCATACATGAACTTGGAACAACTTTCATTGGGGAGTAATATGATCAATCTTTTAATTCCGCCAGGTATCTGGAGTAAAGTAACTCTAAGTCCACATATATACGTCTTGAAACAACAAATGCTAACTATCTGTAATTCCACGTATTATTATTGAACGACtatttaaaaaagttgaaaatatctGGAAAATATTTAGGCTTTGCTTTTACCCCCCTATATCCCCCGTTGATGTCACATGAGTTCTCGTCCAAATAGCGggataaaaattaaacaaaaaagaaataatttgggGTCGCAAATATCGTTAATCCAATGTAATTCATCATAGATGACACAGAAATTAACAGAACttcttgtttaattaaaacGCCACCATGAAAGTTTGTTGTTCGTTTTGCTATTTAGCGTTGCTCACATCTGTATATgggtgattttttttgtaaaattcgcGAGTAACTCGTAAATTATATATCCATACTATAACGTGATCACTAAATCTTGTATCTTTCAGACACGCTTAAAGCTGTTGAGCAAACTTCCTGAACAATGGAAGTCAGCATTGACCAAGTTGAACTCTTCTCTTGGAAaggtgattattattattagaacCAAGGTTGTGAAATACTGTGCGTGGAAGCTCTGTCTTTTATGTTGTTCAGATTGTAGAAGAACTGTCTACCGGTAACTtgtaaaatattaaagaaaacgtgacaagtttatttcttaaagaaaaCGCGACGAGtttatttcttaaagaaaaCGCGACGAgtttatttcttaaataaaacgcGACGAGtttatttcttaaagaaaaCGCGACGAGTTTATTTCTTAAAGAAGACGGTTGAGGTATATAATCTATGAATTGACCTCTCTTTTGTAGGATTGTGAAGACTTCTACACTCAATTTGATCGTGTCGCTGGCGCAGACTATTGCGATATTTTGATCAGGAAGATCGACAAGAAAAAAGAACGGTGTGTGTTATATATTCTAcgatgtaaaaaaacaattttaaggtTTGGATAGTTGTTGTGGTGGCCCAACGACATTGAAATAATTTCATCTCGCATTATTTGAACGCCTTCAAAACCAACAGTCACGCATGAAATGAGCACATGCAATGAATCGGCAGAAACCGACAAATGTACTATCACGTCTccacatatttttatatatgtgaCGTTAGCATCAAAACAACAGCTTATTACAATTAAAAGGgttgtttatttacaaaaagttttatttacaaaagatATCATTACAGCGTTTTGAAGGCGTGTGTGTCTGTGTGTAACAACTCAGCTGCAATCTCGCGCTCTGATctcatgacttttttatttttgagttgACATGTAATAGGGTTGCCTAGGGCGCTAAAATGGAAGGTTTTAAGGAAAAGGTTctacataaatatacatttttcaTTTGTTCGGctgaaaagttataaaaaaatatattatagctTGTTATATGTTTAACTAAGCAAAAACTCTTCGGGAAGAGATTGGACAGTATATTGCTTTTTGCACCCAAGGCTGTAAAACAATACGGTTTTCATTTGTTCTGCATTAATAAGAAAATAGCTAACTAAAAATCAAGCCActgtaaaaaaacaacataaatctCTTACTACGCGATTTGGTTTTCTGTAGATTGTGCATCAAGtttattttccttatttttagACAACTTCTTTTCAATCATCGTCAAGCGTTAATAGAGGAGTTGAATCGAGAAACTGAACCTGCCATGGCTCTACACTTAGCTTGCATTATCCTATTTCAATATCATACAAATACTTTGCTTCACGCGCCTGGAAGATGTGTTCCACAAATTATCACGTATTTACAAAATAACGTATCTGTAAACGATTTCAAGAAGTTGAGCGACTATCAAAATTTGGTGATACAACAACTGTCGAAAAAACGAACTAAATCCGAAACAGGGGAAGTGGTACCGAACGAAAATGAAACTGATTCAGCGGTAACATCGACAGCAGTATTACTAGCAGAAGGACTAGCGGGAATAAAattagttgtaaaaaatatgaaaaaatcgaATATGGaagaataaaaagttaaaattaaattcTATGGATTTATTTTTCCTCATATGAAATGTCCttcaaaagtttctttttttagaaaaagacaACTTATCCAGTTTTTAAACTAAGCGGAAAATTAATAATTGTTTTCGCAGAGCTTGTCAACTTTTAAGTTATATTTAAATCTCGATATGGAATTTTAAAATGATTGATAGGATATAATTAACTAGCGCGTGTTATAATAGCTTCATAGCGTGTTATTGTACGGAATATTATATTTCACAATGCGTTTTGTGAGCAGTCGAGATGACCTCAGAATGGAGTGGGCGCAAATATGAACTCGTTAGCAATGTTAATAAGTCCACGATGCCGTGTAATGTTGCTGTGACAAAAGACATGAGACAGAATGACGAAAATAGCTGATGCACGAAACACGGAAATTTGTCATTATTAgtagaagtttaaaaaaagccGAATAAACCGTAAGTAACCGGTCACAATTCGGCAAGTAATCGTAATTTCAGATGCACTCAGCTAAACAATTTTAGGTTATGACGTCAGGCAcgtcaaaaaaattaacaataagcgttattcaaaattttttttgatttatatatagTTGCAGTAAAACAAGTGTATTTCAAACGGCTCCTTAATCCTATTTTCTGGGCCGGGCTATCGGGCTCAATGTTGAGAAAGACTGATTTGCCCACCACCCCTTTGCAATTGTTACGGAACAGTTGATGTTCATTTGGACCTACCAGTTAAGAAACTGCACAAAAAGGACGAATACTTGTAATTTTATTCCTGTTTGTTTGAGGATGTACACGACTTTGATAAACAGGAATCGTTGGGCATACAAAATACATAACTACGTCGGAttatatttgatattttttgcatttttttttatattttatttgtattttacaatatttttaaaggaCATAtccaattttctcttttttactgtcaaaaatacatataaacaaaaaagctaccattttgttaaGTCTTGTTTATGGAAGAAAAAGCGACGATTACAAGAAAACCACAAACATAAAACCATGCAAAATCGCTGATTCAttcaaaatagaaatttttaagcagaaaaataaacaacaaaaaaataattgtgaaaACAGTTCGTAAAAAGAAACTCAACCTATTTTGTAGCAAAACGTGCACAAATACTAATAAAACCATATATAGTAAAGTTtcgattaaaaatataatatttaatattttaacaattATCCATAAAATAACGTTAATGTTatagcatttttaaaacatttttataaaacaaaaacaacgcaAATTTATCAGAACACTAAAGCTTTATCGTTTCTTAAAAAGGATGTGAATGTCAGACAGTTGCttgaaataacaaaacaatGCATTATagtcaaaatgtaaacatagGGTTTTTGGATTAGCTTTTCCTTTAAATATTTAACAGAAAATTAGTAACAAAAAATTGGCTCGAAGACTGCGCATTATATCAGGAAGCCATTAACAGACAAAGTTGTGGTATTAAAAACAAGCACAACACCATTAAAGATCAGTATTGTAATAAACTTAATGTGTTTTAAATGATATCTAAgtgtttttaatatatattgaataattttaaaagtcCGTCTACCACTAATTAGTAGTGTAAAAACTTTAAACGGTATATAaacacaagaagaaaaaaaatttctccaCAAAAACTGGCAAACAGTGCACGGTTAGGTGAACAAATTCTCAGACTATTTGGtgcacaaaaactttttttataaaaactctcaacaggaaacaaaaaaacataatcacaGGTGTAAACTTTCATGCATGAGAagttttgtaaatataaaaacttgtctGGAACAGCGAGGCAAATCATgcttaatatattatatatctttGGCAGGAGTACAGTCTCAGACCTAACTCTGCGATATATAAACCCAAAAAGATATGTCCTTGATACAACACAATTAGTTTTACAATGTCAATGTTTAAAAATCCTcctttatagaaaaatatacaatatacttttttttgtagatgAAACCAGTACATCAATGTAGACTTTTCAAGAAAAGTTTActatataaatttatttacaaataaTGCAGTTGAAAAGGAATCATCATTTTGAAAGGATTAAGATTAAAAGATAAGAAACGAAAAGGTTAATAGTTAGAAACAATTCACAGTCTTTGGTGTTTGCGATGGGCCAGTCAATTTTGACATCGTCTTCCATGTGCCAAGCATGTAAAATTCGTTGCCATTGATACCAGAATATGGCATAGACTGTTTTATGTAAGGTGGAACTGAATAAAACACAGTGATTTGCTGATAGTTTGTAGGATGAAAAACTTGGTTTGTTAAATCCAATATCATACGTAGAGTTTGTCTTCGCTCATGTCCCATTAAGCAGACAGTTGAATTTTCTACAACATCGTACAATATTGTAAGGTATTTATATCTTTGTTCAGCTGAATCTAAAGAATGACTTTGCATATAACTTTCAAGTTTATTTTGCTGTGTTGTGATATCTTTGAAATCGATAAAGAATCTACTGCACATGTACTTTTCTAAAGAGTGGATTTCATCTGAAACTGGTTGAAAATCACGACATAACAGGTTGCAATACTTTAAAAGACCACCACCCCTAATCTCCTCTGGACTTTTAGTGGCAATTAGTTTAttatgtagatgataccttgcTTCTTCAAAATCTCCATACACCGATTCAGCTTCCACTGATGGATACATCGTAGATGACATCTGAACTTCAGAGGAAACCGTTTGGAATTCTAACAGCGAGTCTAACACTATTTGAAATGAGTCTAcagaaaattcaaattttcttttcataGAATCAACAAATTTAAGTTCAATATCACAACCTTGCTCATTTGTAAGGGAGATTAACGACCATGTATCGTGTTTATTTGTAACTTTCACCATTTTTTTTACGTATGCTTCTTTCATAGTGCAACTTGATATTCTTTCCTTATTTACTTCTGGTGGTAGAAAGTCCATTAGGGTTTCCAACACACTGTTTTTCACAATCATAAAGTCTTCAGTTGATGAGAGAGAAACATTAAATATTAGGTCCAAGTCATTGTAAGTATAATCAGCATCGTGTTCATCAGTTTGTCCATTTAATACATAGCTAGCCGTGCTACCATTTAAACGACTATCCTTAACAAAGAAATCTTGCGCATTTAACTTAGCTGttaaaagttttataaattCCTTTGGCTTTACTTCCAGAGTTGGAAAATTACCTCGGCCATGGATTTGTATAACGTTAGCTAAAACTTCATCCAACCTGGTGACTTCTTCGAAAGATAGaagatacattttcttggtcgtCATGATGTGTTATTTATATCAGCCAAAAGAATATGAAATGtaaaagaataaagttattataAAATATCTTCCCGAGCACAACAACTGAAAGTGACTGCAGCGATCAGAAAATCAGCTGAAGTGGCCTCGCTCTATCGtctaatctaaatttctaaaaaaaaaacactatttgtAGTGTTCAGACCCTTGCAATTACTACTTTTAATTGGCTGCTTTAAACTGTTACTAGGTAACCACTGATGTCATAAAGTTGTTCTGCGTGGCCGAACGTATTTAATCTTAAATATTAACTTTCACATTTAATCTTTATTTAGTGCGTTTGTGCATTACCTCGGATTTCACATGGCACTTGAATTTCGCAAGAAGCAAATCCGCCTACTCAGTTTTTAGCGTCATAGAAGTAAACATGTCGTGGGCACTGttagcatttttcttaaaaaaaagagatttttttg
This window contains:
- the LOC130646223 gene encoding terminal nucleotidyltransferase 5C-like, whose amino-acid sequence is MTTKKMYLLSFEEVTRLDEVLANVIQIHGRGNFPTLEVKPKEFIKLLTAKLNAQDFFVKDSRLNGSTASYVLNGQTDEHDADYTYNDLDLIFNVSLSSTEDFMIVKNSVLETLMDFLPPEVNKERISSCTMKEAYVKKMVKVTNKHDTWSLISLTNEQGCDIELKFVDSMKRKFEFSVDSFQIVLDSLLEFQTVSSEVQMSSTMYPSVEAESVYGDFEEARYHLHNKLIATKSPEEIRGGGLLKYCNLLCRDFQPVSDEIHSLEKYMCSRFFIDFKDITTQQNKLESYMQSHSLDSAEQRYKYLTILYDVVENSTVCLMGHERRQTLRMILDLTNQVFHPTNYQQITVFYSVPPYIKQSMPYSGINGNEFYMLGTWKTMSKLTGPSQTPKTVNCF